In Neomonachus schauinslandi chromosome 6, ASM220157v2, whole genome shotgun sequence, a genomic segment contains:
- the CALHM1 gene encoding LOW QUALITY PROTEIN: calcium homeostasis modulator protein 1 (The sequence of the model RefSeq protein was modified relative to this genomic sequence to represent the inferred CDS: inserted 1 base in 1 codon): protein MDKFRMIFQFLQANQESFMNGIRGIMALVYSAFDFNCPCLPGYNAAYSAGILLAPPLLLFLLGLVMNINVSMLAEEWKRPPGRRAKDPAVLHYMFCSMAQRALIAPVVWVAVTLLDGKCFLCAFCTAVPVTVLGNGSLALGLSRPELARLLARVPCPDIYEGDWLLAHDVAVRSLRCISQALGWSFVLLTTLLAFVVRSVRPCFTQAAFLKSKYWSHYINIECKLFDETCMEHAKAFAKVCIQXFFEAMNHDLELGHTHRALTTAPAGSATPAAKDGAEEEREKLHGITDQGTMNRLLTSWHKCKLPLRLGQEEPLMGNGWAGGGPRAPRKEVATYFSRV from the exons ATGGACAAGTTCCGGATGATCTTCCAGTTCCTGCAGGCCAACCAGGAGTCCTTCATGAACGGCATCCGCGGAATCATGGCCCTGGTGTACTCCGCCTTCGATTTCAACTGCCCCTGCCTGCCGGGCTACAACGCGGCCTACAGCGCGGGCATCCTGCTGGCGCCGCCCCTCTTGCTCTTCCTGCTCGGCCTGGTCATGAACATCAACGTGTCCATGCTGGCCGAAGAGTGGAAGCGGCCCCCGGGCCGCCGGGCCAAGGACCCCGCCGTGCTGCACTACATGTTCTGCTCCATGGCCCAGCGCGCCCTCATTGCGCCTGTCGTCTGGGTGGCCGTCACACTGCTGGATGGCAAGTGCTTCCTCTGTGCCTTCTGCACTGCGGTGCCCGTGACTGTGCTGGGCAATGGCAGCCTGGCACTGGGCCTGTCTCGGCCCGAGCTTGCCCGCCTGCTGGCCCGGGTGCCCTGCCCCGACATCTACGAGGGCGACTGGCTGCTGGCCCACGACGTGGCCGTGCGCTCCCTGCGCTGCATCTCCCAG GCCCTGGGCTGGTCCTTCGTGCTGCTGACCACACTGCTGGCATTCGTCGTGCGCTCTGTGCGGCCCTGCTTCACACAGGCCGCCTTCCTCAAAAGCAAGTACTGGTCCCACTATATCAACATTGAGTGCAAGCTCTTCGATGAGACATGCATGGAGCACGCCAAGGCCTTCGCCAAGGTCTGCATCC CATTCTTCGAGGCCATGAACCATGACCTGGAGTTGGGTCACACCCACAGGGCACTGACCACGGCCCCGGCTGGCTCGGCCACCCCAGCGGCCAAGGATGGggctgaggaggagagagagaagctgcaCGGCATCACGGATCAAGGCACCATGAACAGGCTGCTCACGAGCTGGCACAAATGCAAGCTGCCCTTGCGGCTGGGCCAGGAGGAGCCCCTGATGGGCAACggctgggcggggggcgggcccCGGGCTCCACGCAAGGAGGTGGCCACCTACTTCAGCAGAGTGTGA
- the CALHM2 gene encoding calcium homeostasis modulator protein 2 — protein sequence MAALIAENFRFLSLFFKSKDVMIFNGLVALGTVGSQELFSVVAFHCPCSPARNYLYGLTAIGVPALALFLIGVILNTHTWNLVAECQYRRTKNCSAAPNFLLLSSILGRAAVAPVTWSVISLLRGEAYVCALSEFVDPSSLTAGEKGFPPAHATEILARFPCGEGPANMSGFREEVTRRLKYESQLFGWLLIGVVAILVFLTKCLKHYCSPLSFRQQAYWVQYRTNEDRLFQRTAEAHSRALAAHNVRRFFGFVALDKDDEEVIARFPVEGTQPRPQWNAITGVYLYRENQGLPLYSRLHKWAQGLAGNGTVPDTVEMAPLTS from the exons ATGGCAGCCCTGATTGCAGAGAACTTCCGCTTCCTATCGCTCTTCTTCAAGAGCAAGGACGTGATGATTTTTAATGGGCTGGTGGCACTGGGCACAGTGGGCAGTCAGGAGCTGTTCTCCGTGGTGGCTTTCCACTGCCCTTGCTCGCCTGCCCGGAACTACCTGTATGGGCTGACAGCCATCGGTGTGCCTGCCCTGGCACTCTTCCTCATCGGGGTCATCCTCAACACCCACACCTGGAACCTGGTTGCCGAGTGCCAGTACCGGAGGACCAAGAACTGCTCGGCTGCCCCcaacttcctcctcctcagctccATCCTGGGCCGTGCGGCCGTGGCCCCCGTCACCTGGTCTGTCATCTCCCTGCTGCGCGGTGAGGCCTACGTCTGTGCTCTCAGTGAGTTTGTGGACCCCTCCTCCCTCACAGCCGGGGAGAAGGGCTTCCCACCAGCCCATGCCACAGAAATCCTGGCCAGGTTCCCTTGCGGGGAGGGCCCTGCCAACATGTCGGGCTTCCGGGAGGAGGTCACCCGCAGGCTCAAGTATGAGTCCCAG CTCTTTGGGTGGCTGCTCATCGGCGTGGTGGCCATCCTGGTGTTCCTGACCAAGTGCCTCAAGCATTACTGCTCGCCACTCAGCTTCCGCCAGCAGGCCTACTGGGTGCAGTACCGCACCAACGAGGACCGGCTCTTCCAGCGCACGGCCGAGGCGCACTCGCGGGCGCTGGCTGCTCACAACGTGCGCCGCTTCTTTGGCTTTGTGGCGCTCGACAAGGATGACGAGGAGGTGATTGCCAGGTTCCCAGTAGAGGGCACACAGCCTCGGCCACAGTGGAATGCCATCACGGGCGTCTACTTGTACCGCGAGAACCAGGGCCTCCCGCTCTACAGCCGCCTGCACAAGTGGGCCCAGGGTCTGGCGGGCAACGGAACAGTGCCCGACACTGTGGAGATGGCCCCGCTCACCTCCTAG